In bacterium, the DNA window CCGGCCGAGGTCCAGGACGTATCGATACAGGGCCCGGTGAGGGCTCGATGGGCTGTGGCTGCTGCCGGCGCCGGGGGTTTCAGCGCCGGCAGGGCCAAAGGGGCCCAGGGGCCGTGGGGCAAGAAGGGGCAATGCGAGGTGGTGGGATGCGCGGCGGACACCGCGCCCTCATGGAGTCGACCTGGACGCTCATCGACGGCCATGAGGCGATCGAGCGGAAGGTCGAGGACGTACCCGGCGGAGTCCGTACGATCACCACCTCTACCGATGAGAACCTAGTTCCGGTGATTCGTCGGCACGTCCGCGAGATGGCGGATCTAATCGAAAACGGCGGGCGAATCCGAGCCTGGGATCCACTCTTTGCCGAGATCTTCGACCACGCCGAGGCGATCGAGATCGCCATCGAGGACATCGATGGTGGGGTCCTGGTGACCGAGACCTCGGAAGACGAAGAGGTCGCCAAGCTGATCCGTGCCCATGCCTTCAAGGTCCTCGAGTTCGTCGCAAGGGGAGACGAGGCCTATCGGGAATCAACCCCCCTGCCGGAGGATTACTCGCGCAAGGGGCGGTAGAAGGCAAAGCCCAGGCGAGGCAGCCGGCAGGTGCCCAAGATATCCTGGTTCGACCCCGAAAGGGCTCACCTACTGCAATGCCTGCAACAACCTATGACATCGCCGTCGTTGGCGGGGGGATCGTGGGATTGGCCACGGCCAGGTCGCTGCTGCGACAGAACCGCTACACAGTCGCCGTTCTGGAGGCCGAGGACGAGGTCGCCCGGCATCAAACCGGACACAACAGCGGCGTCATCCACTCGGGACTCTACTACAGGCCCGGCTCCCTCAAGGCCAAGAACTGCCTCGAGGGAAGTCGAGCGCTCTACCGCTACTGCAAAAGCCGCCAAATACCCCATGAGCGCTGTGGCAAGCTGGTGGTAGCCGTGGAGCCGCGCGAGCTGCCGGCGCTCGAGGAGCTCGGGCGGCGCGGGCGTGCCAACGGCCTCGTCGGCCTGCGCCCTCTTAGCGGCCGGGAGATTCGAGAGTACGAGCCACACGCGGCTGGCGTTGCGGCTCTCTGGGTTCCCGAAACCGGAATCGTAGACTTTCGCCGCGTGGCAACGGCGTTCGCCGAAGAGATCCAATCCTACGGAGGCGAGATCTACACCTCGCAACGAGTCGAGGCCGTGCGCAGGGAGCCTCCGCGGCTTCTCCTCATCGCGCGAAACGCCGAGGTTCGATGCAGACATCTAGTCAACTGTGCCGGCCTGCAGAGCGACCGACTCGCCCGTCTGTGCGGCTGCGACCCGGGGCTTCGCATCCTGCCCTTTCGTGGCGAGTACTACGAACTGCGTGCCGAGCGCCGGCATCTGGTGCGCAACTTGATCTACCCGGTGCCGGATCCCGACCTGCCGTTTCTCGGCGTCCACTTCACGCGCACCATCGACGGTCGCAGAGAGGCCGGTCCGAACGCGGTTCTGGCTCTCGCCCGCGAGGACTACAGCCGGTTCGGCTTCTCGGCTCGTGACGCAAGTGCTTCGATCTTCTACAAGGGGCTATGGAACCTGGCACAAGACTATCCGCGCACGGCGGCAGCGGAGGTCGTTCGTTCGCTGAGCAGGAGAGCCTTTGTCGCATCTCTGCGAAAACTAGTACCAGCCCTGCGGACCGAGGATGTCCAGCGCGCCGGCTGCGGTATTCGAGCTCAGGCGGTCCTTCCCTCCGGCGCTCTGGTCGACGATTTCCGGATTCTGGATGCCGAGCACTCGACACATGTGCTCAACGCACCATCACCGGCCGCAACCGCCTCGATCAGTATCGGCGAGGCGATCGCCCGCCGCGTGGGCCAGCGAATCCAGACCAAGTAGGCGAGGGTGGCCGAGACAACGGCCACCCTCCTGCTTCAACTCACCGTGACCGGGATCTTCTCTATCGACTCCCTGACCGACTCGGCACTTCTGTGAAACGCGGCGCGCTCTTCATCGGTGAGGGCGATCTCGACGATCTTCTCCATCCCCGAGCGCCCGAGCTGAACCGGTACGCCGGCATATGTATCCGAGATCCCGTACTCGCCCTGGAGATGGGCGGCACACGGGAGAATCTTGTGCTTGTCCTTCAAGATCGCCTCGACCATCTCGGCGATCGCCAGCCCCGGAGCATAGTAGGCCGAACCGGTCTTGAGCAGCTTGACGATCTCGCCGCCGCCCTTGCGCGTGCGCTCGATGATCGCATCGACACGATCGTGCGACATCATCTTGGTGATCGGGACGCCGGCGACGGTCGAATACCGTGCCAGCGGCACCATGCTGTCGCCGTGCCCTCCGAGCACGAATGCGTGGGTGTTCTCGACCGAAACACCGAGCTCCATCGCGATGAACGCCCGCATCCGGGCCGAATCCAGAATTCCCGCCATGCCGATGACCCGCTCGCGTGGGAAGCCCGACGTCCGACGAGCGACTTCGCACATGGCGTCGAGCGGGTTGGTCACCATGATGATGATGGCATCGGGTGAATTCCCTGTAGCGCGGCGGATGCAGCTCTCGACGATCTCTAGGTTCTTGTTGAAGAGATCATCGCGACTCATACCCGGCTTTCGGGGCAGACCGGCGGTCATGACGATGACGTCGGAGCCGGCGGTATCCGCATAGCTGTTGGTGCCGAGGACGGTCGAGTCGAATCCGAAGATCGGAGACGACTCGAAGCTATCGAGGGCCTTCCCCTGGGGAATCCCCTCCAGAATGTCCAGCAGGATGACATCACCCAACTCCAAGCGGGCAATGTTGAAGGCGGCGGTCTCGCCTACGTGGCCGGCGCCAATGACTGTGATCTTGTTTCTCATGGTCTCTCCTTCGAGTTCAGCTTCTTCTTCGTCGACGCTTCCACCTAGGCCGGAACCGGCTCTTCTCTAACCGCTTCCTTCTTCTCACCGGCCTCGCGGAGCTCGAGAGGAACGAACGGACGCTTCGGCTCGCCGAGGTAGATCTGGCGAGGCCTGGCGATCTTGGCCTTGGGGTCCTCGCGCATCTCTTTCCACTGAGCGATCCAGCCCGGCAGTCTCCCGAGAGCGAACATCACCGTGAACATGTCGGTGGGGATACCCATCGCCCGGTAGAGGATGCCGCTGTAGAAGTCG includes these proteins:
- the lhgO gene encoding L-2-hydroxyglutarate oxidase translates to MPATTYDIAVVGGGIVGLATARSLLRQNRYTVAVLEAEDEVARHQTGHNSGVIHSGLYYRPGSLKAKNCLEGSRALYRYCKSRQIPHERCGKLVVAVEPRELPALEELGRRGRANGLVGLRPLSGREIREYEPHAAGVAALWVPETGIVDFRRVATAFAEEIQSYGGEIYTSQRVEAVRREPPRLLLIARNAEVRCRHLVNCAGLQSDRLARLCGCDPGLRILPFRGEYYELRAERRHLVRNLIYPVPDPDLPFLGVHFTRTIDGRREAGPNAVLALAREDYSRFGFSARDASASIFYKGLWNLAQDYPRTAAAEVVRSLSRRAFVASLRKLVPALRTEDVQRAGCGIRAQAVLPSGALVDDFRILDAEHSTHVLNAPSPAATASISIGEAIARRVGQRIQTK
- the mdh gene encoding malate dehydrogenase, with amino-acid sequence MRNKITVIGAGHVGETAAFNIARLELGDVILLDILEGIPQGKALDSFESSPIFGFDSTVLGTNSYADTAGSDVIVMTAGLPRKPGMSRDDLFNKNLEIVESCIRRATGNSPDAIIIMVTNPLDAMCEVARRTSGFPRERVIGMAGILDSARMRAFIAMELGVSVENTHAFVLGGHGDSMVPLARYSTVAGVPITKMMSHDRVDAIIERTRKGGGEIVKLLKTGSAYYAPGLAIAEMVEAILKDKHKILPCAAHLQGEYGISDTYAGVPVQLGRSGMEKIVEIALTDEERAAFHRSAESVRESIEKIPVTVS